The Acanthochromis polyacanthus isolate Apoly-LR-REF ecotype Palm Island chromosome 10, KAUST_Apoly_ChrSc, whole genome shotgun sequence genome includes the window taaaCAAGCACCATTCAAATACATAAGAATTAAAAGCTCTTAgatcactcactcactcacaatAGCAATTTAAGAATTCATAATGGTTAAAGCATgcaatgtaattttttgtttttgttttctttgacttatatgtttaatatttattatttaacctACTTAACTGTATATGATAACTGAATTATTGAACTGGCAAATAAATTTAAAGCTTAATGCATAAGCTGACAAATATTgttaataatgaaaacaaatactgtgtaTAATTTTCTTCATAATGCTTACTATTCTTTCAAATCATGTCTTTAAGGTAAAGGAGACCCTCAGGGGCGTCAACAGTTTCCTCACGCTGACTGCTGATGTGTGGACCAGTCGTGCAACAGAGGCTTACCTTGGAGTGTCTTGCCATTTCCTGAGTGAAGACTGGAAAATGAAGATGTTCAACCTTTCCACCATGCCTCTTGAGGAGAGGCATACTGGTGCAAATATATTGACATGAATGGAACAGGTTTTAGCAAAGTTTGACATCTTGcccaccaaaataaaagcagtagtTCATGATAGTGGTTCCAATATGGTGGCAGCAATGCGACTGcttgaagaaaaacatggatgGGCCTCCATCCGCTGTGCTGGACACACACTCCAGCTCGTAGTCAACACTGCTCTCAAAGAAACCACCATTAGCAGAGCACTCGGTGCTGCCAGGCAGCTTGTGGAGCACTTTAAGAGAAGCGAGCTGGCTAGTACAAAGTTAAAGATGAAGCAGGAGCAAATGAATGTTAAGCAAAATGCACTGATCCAGGATGTCAGTACAAGATGGAACAGTACATTCCACATGATTGAAAGACTCCTTGAACAGCGCTGGCCTCTCACTGCCACTCTGTCAGATCCCGAAGTAACTCCAAGGGGGAAACACTACTTCGACCTGAAGCCAGAGCAGTGGGAGCTGCTTGAAGAATTGAAGCAGGGGTTGGCACCTTTTGAGACTGCTACTGTTTACCTTAGTGCACAGCAGTACACAACCATTTCAGGTCTTCCACAGGTGGTCAAAGGGCTGACACGGGCTGTACACCAAAGCCAATTTGAGACAAACTCAGGAAAATCCTTCATTTCCAGTGCAGAAAAGGGGATAACACAGAGGTGGGGGAGTATTTGCACTATCTCAGGAGACAAAGAAAATCCAGTTCTTCTTGCAGCTGCCCTGGACCCGAGATACAGAAAGCTGAAGTTTTTGACTCCTGAAGATGGCATCAGACTGCAGGGGAGTATTGAAGTGCTTGCTgtcaaagaagcaaaaacgacTGGGACACAGGATGCAAAAGGGCCAATGCAGAGGGCCCATGGTTCAGGTAGAAAGAGTGCTCTGGAAACCCTTCTTCAGTCTGACACAGACAGTTTGAGTGAAAATGAGGATGGAGAATCTGAGGAGGACAGAAAGATCCAAGTTGTGATAAATGAAGTTCGGCTGTACTTCGGAGAGGCTTCACTTCCTAAAAACGAGGATCCACTGGAATGGTGGAGTGCAAATGAGGGGCGTTTCCCCACAATGTCAAAGCTTGCCAAATCATTTCTGTGCATCCCTGCAACCTCCACCCCATCGGAGCGGATTTTCTCTGCAGCAGGGAACATCTGCTCTCAAAAGAGAGCAAGCCTTTCTTCAGGACATGTAGAAATGCTAACTTTCCTGGCTATGAACAAGACCCTTGTGCAGTTTGGCATTATATAGAGTAACAGTATAGTAAAGTTGAATACTGTTGTGAGCACTGAGCACAAAACGCACTTTTGTTACATTTGAGTCAGTGAGACCAAAACTTTAATAATTCCTTAGTTACAAGTGCCTACCTCATTGTTGCTATGTTTGATGCCAAAGACAAATTAAGGAAAGAAAAGgcctaaaaaataaatataaagttttttttttgtgttgtttaggcAAGTGCCTTTTCCTTATTTTACTCAGGTGTTTGCACTTTATGCTACACAGTTAAACAACTGTTTGTTGCTACAAGCATATTTTATTAAAGGTTTATTGAACTGTTATCttaattgtctttatttttagttgGTATGTATCTTAAACACTTCAAGCTGAAAGCTAATTATGGTTATATAAGAGCAGCTTCATGCTGGTGCGATAAGTTGTATGTTTTACTTTGAATTTACGTATCATCCGATTAGTCGACTAATCGATAAGATAATCGGTGACTAGTCGACTATCAAAATAATCGTTTGTGGCAGCCCTAGTTCACAGGCATGGTAAATAATACTGCTGTCTTCcactctttttgtttctttgtgtttcttcctgttaaaggtTGTTTGGAACTTGTAAATGACCTGTGATGTATCAATAAGCAGGTGTCAATGCTCAAATAAACAACTGTGACCAAAAAAATGGTCACCTTATTTCTTCAGGATATTTCAGTTTGAACACACTAAAAGCTATCAAAACGTTTGAGCTTAAGAACAAGTGAACTCTATAATGTCATAAGGaaggtttttttattttaaaacagcttTGTAAATGTGTAATATGTCAGGGTTGTTGGTAATTTCCTGCTTTGGCTGGATATGTAGAGAACTTTCATTGTTTCTGGGTGTGCCTGCCAAAGTACTGCTCTCCCCTGTACACCCAGTATGTAGCCATGGCAACACTGTAAGCAACATTACACAATATTAGCTCAGCATGGTTAGCAAGATGACGCACTGAACATACAGCACAGTACCGCCACAatctttttcttcacatttatgTTTATTGGTTAGAGGTTGTTAAATATGAAATCCAGGTATTGCACTTACTTTTCTTCAGACTTACACATTTGGAATGATGTGCATTCTCAAGTACTTTCATTAGTTGTGATGGGTATTATTAAGACTTTATTGTTACCAGGTTTGATATTTGTAAGACTTATCGGTATTGATACTGTACAGTCCACTTGTTgatattttcctttaattttatGGGATTAAAATCTATAACTAAGTTCCAGAGTGTTTAGTGTGCTCTtagttattttgttgttgttgttgttcgtcCATCGAAACGATGAGGACCATGACTTCCCACTATGATGTCGATTGGTTCCGGTGTGTCCGGAGATGGCTGGTGAGTCCAATCCGGGCCCGGAAGTCGCGACCACAATGATGGCACTTGAAGTCACTCTCTGTTGTGGTTAAGGTACTTGCTAACCTTGCTTTCCTGACGGCTCGCTTCTCCTGAGCAGCTAATGTTCTTGCTTGTTCTGAGTTTTTGGCACCGAGATTGATCATGTAGCGCCAGTTTGATCGATCACTGGCTTGAGATTCCCAACTTTCCCAATTGATGTTCATAGCCTTAAGAGAGGATTTGAGGACATCCTTGTATCTCTTTTTCTGACCTCCCACAGTTCTCAATGGATAATGGGATGTCATGACATGCGCGAGACTTGGATTATAGTGTAGAGAACTTGCGCAGCATCGTCCACACTCTCTTGTCCAGGATCACCAAATTCCAGTGGCAAGACATAGTCAAGACGGCTGGGGATGAGCCTGGATGCAGGAATCTGCCGGCAACTTGACAGAGTTTGTACAAGACTCCGCCTACGGGTATCCGCTCCGAATTTTCTGTCAGGGTTAATTTCCCTTAGCCTTAGCCGAACCAACGGCAAAACCACAAGGCAGTGGAGGAAGGTTGTAACCCCAACCAGGGAGGCAAAGGGTGTGCTAACACTTGCCTAAGGTGTACACCCAGGCTAGTGGAGGGAAGGAGGTGCCTTACTTCTCCATTCTAGACCGGCTCCAAGCAAA containing:
- the LOC110961937 gene encoding E3 SUMO-protein ligase ZBED1-like yields the protein MEQVLAKFDILPTKIKAVVHDSGSNMVAAMRLLEEKHGWASIRCAGHTLQLVVNTALKETTISRALGAARQLVEHFKRSELASTKLKMKQEQMNVKQNALIQDVSTRWNSTFHMIERLLEQRWPLTATLSDPEVTPRGKHYFDLKPEQWELLEELKQGLAPFETATVYLSAQQYTTISGLPQVVKGLTRAVHQSQFETNSGKSFISSAEKGITQRWGSICTISGDKENPVLLAAALDPRYRKLKFLTPEDGIRLQGSIEVLAVKEAKTTGTQDAKGPMQRAHGSGRKSALETLLQSDTDSLSENEDGESEEDRKIQVVINEVRLYFGEASLPKNEDPLEWWSANEGRFPTMSKLAKSFLCIPATSTPSERIFSAAGNICSQKRASLSSGHVEMLTFLAMNKTLVQFGII